In a single window of the Nicotiana tomentosiformis chromosome 8, ASM39032v3, whole genome shotgun sequence genome:
- the LOC104109509 gene encoding kinesin-like protein KIN-5B isoform X1, translating to METKSPCPPYTVTVRRNPPRRARPTPSSAVPNSLPRSPPRNISSFPIEDILSIEVPEKQLLTEHPSSSENLKVFLRVRPLISQRETAKIEKTAAEMKKTTKNAWPKNPKSTNALPKKLKKSYEVCVTVNDAHSVTLLPPQSLQDAKRIKSEVYEGFSHVFSSQASQREVYEEMVNPLVEDFLKGKSGMLAALGPSGSGKTHTIFGCGRDPGMVPLALRRILSQEEGEKKKSRRIFYLSMFEISSEKGKSEKIFDLSQDGADLCIQQSSIKGVQQAVLYDAQQAESLIACGLLKRATAMTNSNSQSSRSQCIINIRCEYTRAGGKVGDNSNSAVLTIVDLAGAEREKKTGNQGVRLLESNFINNTSMVFGLCLRSLLEHQKNPRKPMQKHFQNSLLTRYLRDYLEGKKRMALLLTVRPGEEDYLDTSFLLRQASPYTKIKFDIVEEHGILNHNKRPVQTTPSMGKLKRMKLNQTENCEINQRSIERPELPNEEAAVEGVKDDSLTGVLVQSEEIITIEANERNILRVDHVELERKERNHQILQNFGKALWKVLKEYKRKLEVAENEICTLRDCLSCEKTRSAELENQLRDWQSNCCCRKGVSSEESSREEDEFRGKGSLDCEARQSTDQNEVDENVTCTPRDCIIIKKTRWAELENELMDWQSNCRCRKGVSSEVSSREVDELRRKISLDFEDHQSIGCNEVTSEAYSCHLEGSAHARNDERLDSTIAQQLESSIEDATGVEDLMKLIEMKAEITDLNGKATAVLSGSHSCTDQEYGQEEESSDSVVRTSKATFINRDENDLLEEDHTLFDSVLPDCSVSSSKSSLFVENKSPFQVWEDQTQNEEDKVKSDAHTRTEERLDSTVGHMTAQKFERSIEDITGVEVPKIPDGMKAESINLKGKENALLSGSPSCTDQEYEQEEESFVCTSQATSISRDENDLLEEDHMLFDSVLPECTINSSESSLLVENNSSFPVVEDQTQNEEDKTAKTLESSTEDATGVEDQKIPDGMKAESTDLNGKANALLSGSPSFPDQEYEREENFFDSVVSTSQATSINRDEASLLEEDHTLFDSVLPECTVNSSESSLFIENNCSFPVLEDQTHNKEDKTAQKLESSIEDATGVEDLMKPNEMKAEITRLNGKATAVLTGSRSCTDQEDGQEMESSEFVVCTSQATFINRDGASLLEEDHALFDPVLAECTVSSSESSLFVEYNSSFPVVQNQSQNEEDKKPLGPSTMLMREEVVHAVGCHDNNTPEAVTKHGSCTKFQNADKPKRRLLPVSSILLKDIGNIDFKDENEKPKGVKAEKKGTSGKNRTQGSTSLIRLLKDNLAI from the exons ATGGAGACGAAATCGCCGTGTCCGCCGTACACGGTGACCGTTCGCCGGAACCCTCCCCGGAGAGCAAGACCGACACCATCCTCCGCTGTTCCTAATTCGCTTCCCCGATCGCCGCCGCGAAACATCTCTTCATTCCCCATTGAGGATATTCTATCAATAGAAGTCCCTGAAAAACAACTTCTTACGGAGCATCCATCATCATCGGAGAATCTCAAGGTATTTCTGAGAGTCCGACCGTTAATTTCTCAACGAGAAACAGCGAAAATAGAAAAAACAGCTGctgaaatgaagaaaacaacaaaaaatgCTTGGCCTAAAAACCCTAAGTCCACCAATGCGTTGCCGAAGAAGCTCAAAAAGAGCTATGAAGTCTGTGTGACAGTGAATGATGCACATTCCGTTACCCTATTGCCTCCGCAGAGCTTACAAGACGCCAAACGTATTAAATCAGAAGTTTATGAAGGTTTTTCACATGTCTTCTCGTCACAAGCATCTCAG agggAAGTTTACGAAGAAATGGTGAATCCTTTAGTTGAGGATTTTCTGAAGGGTAAGAGTGGAATGTTAGCTGCATTGGGACCAAGTGGTTCTGGGAAGACTCATACCATCTTTGGCTGTGGAAGGGATCCTGGTATGGTGCCTCTCGCTCTTCGTCGAATTTTATCACAGGAAGAAGGAGAGAAGAAGAAGTCACGAAG GATATTTTATTTGTCCATGTTTGAGATCTCTTCTGAGAAAGGAAAATCTGAAAAGATATTTGATTTATCTCAAGATGGGGCTGATTTATGCATCCAACAATCATCTATTAAAGGCGTGCAACAG GCCGTACTTTATGATGCTCAGCAAGCTGAATCGTTAATTGCATGTGGACTTTTAAAACGTGCGACAGCTATGACGAATTCAAACAGTCAATCCAG TCGTTCACAGTGCATCATAAATATCCGCTGTGAATATACGAGGGCAGGTGGAAAAGTTGGTGATAACTCAAACAGTGCTGTGCTGACTATAGTTGACCTTGCTGGAGCTGAGAGGGAAAAGAAGACTGGAAATCAG GGGGTTAGATTGCTCGAAAGTAATTTTATCAACAACACTTCGATGGTGTTTGGCCTGTGCTTAAGG TCATTACTGGAGCATCAGAAGAACCCCAGAAAACCTATGCAGAAACACTTTCAAAACTCTCTG TTGACCAGATACTTACGAGATTATTTGGAAGGGAAGAAGCGGATGGCACTG CTTTTAACTGTTAGACCTGGGGAAGAAGACTACCTTGATACTTCTTTTCTGCTAAGGCAGGCTTCACCATATACAAAAATCAA GTTTGACATCGTTGAAGAACATGGGATTTTAAACCACAATAAGAGGCCTGTGCAAACAACGCCTAGCATGGGGAAGCTTAAAAGAATGAAGTTGAACCAAACTGAAAATTGTGAG ATCAATCAAAGAAGCATTGAACGTCCTGAACTTCCGAATGAAG AAGCTGCTGTGGAAGGAGTGAAGGATGACAGCTTGACAGGCGTTCTTGTTCAGTCTGAGGAAATCATCACTATTGAAGCAAATGAGAGGAATATTCTCAGAGTTGATCacgttgaattggaaagaaaagagagaaatcaTCAGATTCTGCAAAATTTTGGAAAGGCTTTGTGGAAAGTCTTGAAAGAATACAAGAGAAAACTTGAG GTGGCTGAAAATGAAATTTGCACCCTCAGAGATTGCTTAAGCTGTGAGAAAACTAGATCCGCTGAACTAGAGAATCAACTGAGGGATTGGCAAAGTAACTGCTGCTGCAGGAAAGGAGTTTCAAGTGAGGAATCCTCCAGAGAAGAGGATGAATTCAGAGGAAAAGGTTCATTAGATTGTGAGGCGCGTCAATCCACTGATCAGAATGAG GTGGACGAAAATGTAACCTGCACTCCCAGAGACTGCATAATCATCAAGAAAACAAGATGGGCTGAACTAGAGAATGAACTGATGGATTGGCAAAGTAACTGCCGCTGCAGGAAGGGGGTTTCAAGTGAGGTTTCCTCCAGAGAAGTGGATGAACTCAGAAGAAAAATCTCTTTAGATTTTGAGGATCATCAATCCATTGGTTGCAATGAG GTGACATCTGAAGCTTATTCTTGTCATTTGGAAGGGTCTGCGCATGCGAGAAATGATGAGCGGCTTGACTCCACT ATTGCTCAGCAGCTCGAAAGTTCTATTGAAGATGCTACTGGTGTTGAAGATCTGATGAAACTAATTGAAATGAAAGCAGAGATTACAGATTTGAATGGCAAAGCAACTGCTGTATTAAGCGGGTCACACTCTTGCACTGATCAGGAGTACGGGCAAGAAGAAGAAAGTTCTG ATTCTGTAGTCCGCACTTCCAAAGCGACTTTCATAAACAGAGACGAGAACGACCTGTTGGAAGAGGACCACACACTTTTTGATTCAGTACTTCCAGATTGTTCAGTCAGCTCTTCTAAGTCATCTCTCTTCGTTGAAAATAAGAGCCCTTTTCAAGTGTGGGAGGACCAAACACAAAACGAAGAGGACAAG GTGAAGTCAGATGCACATACGAGAACTGAGGAGCGGCTTGACTCCACTGTAGGACATATG ACTGCCCAGAAGTTCGAAAGATCTATAGAAGATATTACTGGTGTTGAAGTTCCGAAGATTCCAGATGGAATGAAAGCAGAGAGTATAAATTTGAAAGGCAAAGAAAATGCTCTGTTAAGTGGGTCACCCTCTTGCACTGATCAGGAGTACGAGCAAGAAGAGGAAAGTTTTG TCTGCACTTCCCAAGCGACTTCAATAAGCAGAGACGAGAACGACCTGTTGGAAGAGGACCACATGCTTTTTGATTCAGTACTTCCAGAATGTACAATCAACTCTTCTGAGTCATCGCTCCTCGTTGAAAATAACAGCTCTTTTCCAGTGGTTGAGGACCAAACACAAAACGAAGAGGACAAG ACTGCTAAGACGCTCGAAAGTTCTACTGAAGATGCTACTGGTGTTGAAGATCAGAAGATTCCAGATGGAATGAAAGCAGAGAGTACAGATTTGAATGGCAAAGCAAATGCTTTGTTAAGTGGGTCACCCTCTTTCCCTGATCAGGAGTACGAGCGAGAAGAGAATTTTTTTG ATTCTGTAGTAAGCACTTCTCAAGCGACTTCCATAAACAGAGACGAGGCCAGCCTGCTGGAAGAGGACCACACGCTTTTTGATTCAGTACTTCCTGAATGTACAGTCAACTCTTCTGAGTCATCTCTCTTCATTGAAAATAACTGCTCTTTTCCAGTGCTGGAGGACCAAACACACAACAAAGAGGATAAG ACTGCTCAGAAGCTTGAAAGTTCTATTGAAGATGCTACTGGTGTTGAAGATCTGATGAAACCAAATGAAATGAAAGCAGAGATTACACGTTTGAATGGCAAAGCAACTGCTGTATTAACTGGGTCACGCTCTTGTACTGATCAGGAGGACGGGCAAGAAATGGAAAGTTCTG AATTTGTAGTCTGCACTTCCCAAGCAACTTTCATAAACAGAGACGGGGCCAGCCTGTTGGAAGAGGATCATGCGCTTTTTGATCCAGTACTTGCAGAATGTACAGTCAGCTCTTCCGAGTCATCTCTCTTCGTTGAATATAACAGCTCTTTTCCAGTGGTGCAGAACCAATCACAAAATGAAGAGGACAAG AAACCATTGGGTCCATCGACAATGTTAATGCGTGAGGAAGTTGTACATGCTGTAGGATGCCATGATAACAACACACCTGAAGCAGTTACCAAACATGGTTCCTGCACTAAATTTCAGAATGCAGATAAGCCAAAAAG GAGACTTCTACCAGTTTCGTCCATCTTATTAAAAGATATAGGCAATATAGACTTCAAGGACGAGAATGAGAAACCAAAG GGAGTCAAGGCAGAAAAGAAAGGAACTTCTGGTAAGAACAGAACTCAGGGCAGCACTTCACTTATTCGTTTGCTCAAGGATAATCTTGCTATCTAG
- the LOC104109509 gene encoding kinesin-like protein KIN-6 isoform X8, whose translation METKSPCPPYTVTVRRNPPRRARPTPSSAVPNSLPRSPPRNISSFPIEDILSIEVPEKQLLTEHPSSSENLKVFLRVRPLISQRETAKIEKTAAEMKKTTKNAWPKNPKSTNALPKKLKKSYEVCVTVNDAHSVTLLPPQSLQDAKRIKSEVYEGFSHVFSSQASQREVYEEMVNPLVEDFLKGKSGMLAALGPSGSGKTHTIFGCGRDPGMVPLALRRILSQEEGEKKKSRRIFYLSMFEISSEKGKSEKIFDLSQDGADLCIQQSSIKGVQQAVLYDAQQAESLIACGLLKRATAMTNSNSQSSRSQCIINIRCEYTRAGGKVGDNSNSAVLTIVDLAGAEREKKTGNQGVRLLESNFINNTSMVFGLCLRSLLEHQKNPRKPMQKHFQNSLLTRYLRDYLEGKKRMALLLTVRPGEEDYLDTSFLLRQASPYTKIKFDIVEEHGILNHNKRPVQTTPSMGKLKRMKLNQTENCEINQRSIERPELPNEEAAVEGVKDDSLTGVLVQSEEIITIEANERNILRVDHVELERKERNHQILQNFGKALWKVLKEYKRKLEVAENEICTLRDCLSCEKTRSAELENQLRDWQSNCCCRKGVSSEESSREEDEFRGKGSLDCEARQSTDQNEVDENVTCTPRDCIIIKKTRWAELENELMDWQSNCRCRKGVSSEVSSREVDELRRKISLDFEDHQSIGCNEVTSEAYSCHLEGSAHARNDERLDSTIAQQLESSIEDATGVEDLMKLIEMKAEITDLNGKATAVLSGSHSCTDQEYGQEEESSDSVVRTSKATFINRDENDLLEEDHTLFDSVLPDCSVSSSKSSLFVENKSPFQVWEDQTQNEEDKVKSDAHTRTEERLDSTVGHMTAQKFERSIEDITGVEVPKIPDGMKAESINLKGKENALLSGSPSCTDQEYEQEEESFVCTSQATSISRDENDLLEEDHMLFDSVLPECTINSSESSLLVENNSSFPVVEDQTQNEEDKTAKTLESSTEDATGVEDQKIPDGMKAESTDLNGKANALLSGSPSFPDQEYEREENFFDSVVSTSQATSINRDEASLLEEDHTLFDSVLPECTVNSSESSLFIENNCSFPVLEDQTHNKEDKKPLGPSTMLMREEVVHAVGCHDNNTPEAVTKHGSCTKFQNADKPKRRLLPVSSILLKDIGNIDFKDENEKPKGVKAEKKGTSGKNRTQGSTSLIRLLKDNLAI comes from the exons ATGGAGACGAAATCGCCGTGTCCGCCGTACACGGTGACCGTTCGCCGGAACCCTCCCCGGAGAGCAAGACCGACACCATCCTCCGCTGTTCCTAATTCGCTTCCCCGATCGCCGCCGCGAAACATCTCTTCATTCCCCATTGAGGATATTCTATCAATAGAAGTCCCTGAAAAACAACTTCTTACGGAGCATCCATCATCATCGGAGAATCTCAAGGTATTTCTGAGAGTCCGACCGTTAATTTCTCAACGAGAAACAGCGAAAATAGAAAAAACAGCTGctgaaatgaagaaaacaacaaaaaatgCTTGGCCTAAAAACCCTAAGTCCACCAATGCGTTGCCGAAGAAGCTCAAAAAGAGCTATGAAGTCTGTGTGACAGTGAATGATGCACATTCCGTTACCCTATTGCCTCCGCAGAGCTTACAAGACGCCAAACGTATTAAATCAGAAGTTTATGAAGGTTTTTCACATGTCTTCTCGTCACAAGCATCTCAG agggAAGTTTACGAAGAAATGGTGAATCCTTTAGTTGAGGATTTTCTGAAGGGTAAGAGTGGAATGTTAGCTGCATTGGGACCAAGTGGTTCTGGGAAGACTCATACCATCTTTGGCTGTGGAAGGGATCCTGGTATGGTGCCTCTCGCTCTTCGTCGAATTTTATCACAGGAAGAAGGAGAGAAGAAGAAGTCACGAAG GATATTTTATTTGTCCATGTTTGAGATCTCTTCTGAGAAAGGAAAATCTGAAAAGATATTTGATTTATCTCAAGATGGGGCTGATTTATGCATCCAACAATCATCTATTAAAGGCGTGCAACAG GCCGTACTTTATGATGCTCAGCAAGCTGAATCGTTAATTGCATGTGGACTTTTAAAACGTGCGACAGCTATGACGAATTCAAACAGTCAATCCAG TCGTTCACAGTGCATCATAAATATCCGCTGTGAATATACGAGGGCAGGTGGAAAAGTTGGTGATAACTCAAACAGTGCTGTGCTGACTATAGTTGACCTTGCTGGAGCTGAGAGGGAAAAGAAGACTGGAAATCAG GGGGTTAGATTGCTCGAAAGTAATTTTATCAACAACACTTCGATGGTGTTTGGCCTGTGCTTAAGG TCATTACTGGAGCATCAGAAGAACCCCAGAAAACCTATGCAGAAACACTTTCAAAACTCTCTG TTGACCAGATACTTACGAGATTATTTGGAAGGGAAGAAGCGGATGGCACTG CTTTTAACTGTTAGACCTGGGGAAGAAGACTACCTTGATACTTCTTTTCTGCTAAGGCAGGCTTCACCATATACAAAAATCAA GTTTGACATCGTTGAAGAACATGGGATTTTAAACCACAATAAGAGGCCTGTGCAAACAACGCCTAGCATGGGGAAGCTTAAAAGAATGAAGTTGAACCAAACTGAAAATTGTGAG ATCAATCAAAGAAGCATTGAACGTCCTGAACTTCCGAATGAAG AAGCTGCTGTGGAAGGAGTGAAGGATGACAGCTTGACAGGCGTTCTTGTTCAGTCTGAGGAAATCATCACTATTGAAGCAAATGAGAGGAATATTCTCAGAGTTGATCacgttgaattggaaagaaaagagagaaatcaTCAGATTCTGCAAAATTTTGGAAAGGCTTTGTGGAAAGTCTTGAAAGAATACAAGAGAAAACTTGAG GTGGCTGAAAATGAAATTTGCACCCTCAGAGATTGCTTAAGCTGTGAGAAAACTAGATCCGCTGAACTAGAGAATCAACTGAGGGATTGGCAAAGTAACTGCTGCTGCAGGAAAGGAGTTTCAAGTGAGGAATCCTCCAGAGAAGAGGATGAATTCAGAGGAAAAGGTTCATTAGATTGTGAGGCGCGTCAATCCACTGATCAGAATGAG GTGGACGAAAATGTAACCTGCACTCCCAGAGACTGCATAATCATCAAGAAAACAAGATGGGCTGAACTAGAGAATGAACTGATGGATTGGCAAAGTAACTGCCGCTGCAGGAAGGGGGTTTCAAGTGAGGTTTCCTCCAGAGAAGTGGATGAACTCAGAAGAAAAATCTCTTTAGATTTTGAGGATCATCAATCCATTGGTTGCAATGAG GTGACATCTGAAGCTTATTCTTGTCATTTGGAAGGGTCTGCGCATGCGAGAAATGATGAGCGGCTTGACTCCACT ATTGCTCAGCAGCTCGAAAGTTCTATTGAAGATGCTACTGGTGTTGAAGATCTGATGAAACTAATTGAAATGAAAGCAGAGATTACAGATTTGAATGGCAAAGCAACTGCTGTATTAAGCGGGTCACACTCTTGCACTGATCAGGAGTACGGGCAAGAAGAAGAAAGTTCTG ATTCTGTAGTCCGCACTTCCAAAGCGACTTTCATAAACAGAGACGAGAACGACCTGTTGGAAGAGGACCACACACTTTTTGATTCAGTACTTCCAGATTGTTCAGTCAGCTCTTCTAAGTCATCTCTCTTCGTTGAAAATAAGAGCCCTTTTCAAGTGTGGGAGGACCAAACACAAAACGAAGAGGACAAG GTGAAGTCAGATGCACATACGAGAACTGAGGAGCGGCTTGACTCCACTGTAGGACATATG ACTGCCCAGAAGTTCGAAAGATCTATAGAAGATATTACTGGTGTTGAAGTTCCGAAGATTCCAGATGGAATGAAAGCAGAGAGTATAAATTTGAAAGGCAAAGAAAATGCTCTGTTAAGTGGGTCACCCTCTTGCACTGATCAGGAGTACGAGCAAGAAGAGGAAAGTTTTG TCTGCACTTCCCAAGCGACTTCAATAAGCAGAGACGAGAACGACCTGTTGGAAGAGGACCACATGCTTTTTGATTCAGTACTTCCAGAATGTACAATCAACTCTTCTGAGTCATCGCTCCTCGTTGAAAATAACAGCTCTTTTCCAGTGGTTGAGGACCAAACACAAAACGAAGAGGACAAG ACTGCTAAGACGCTCGAAAGTTCTACTGAAGATGCTACTGGTGTTGAAGATCAGAAGATTCCAGATGGAATGAAAGCAGAGAGTACAGATTTGAATGGCAAAGCAAATGCTTTGTTAAGTGGGTCACCCTCTTTCCCTGATCAGGAGTACGAGCGAGAAGAGAATTTTTTTG ATTCTGTAGTAAGCACTTCTCAAGCGACTTCCATAAACAGAGACGAGGCCAGCCTGCTGGAAGAGGACCACACGCTTTTTGATTCAGTACTTCCTGAATGTACAGTCAACTCTTCTGAGTCATCTCTCTTCATTGAAAATAACTGCTCTTTTCCAGTGCTGGAGGACCAAACACACAACAAAGAGGATAAG AAACCATTGGGTCCATCGACAATGTTAATGCGTGAGGAAGTTGTACATGCTGTAGGATGCCATGATAACAACACACCTGAAGCAGTTACCAAACATGGTTCCTGCACTAAATTTCAGAATGCAGATAAGCCAAAAAG GAGACTTCTACCAGTTTCGTCCATCTTATTAAAAGATATAGGCAATATAGACTTCAAGGACGAGAATGAGAAACCAAAG GGAGTCAAGGCAGAAAAGAAAGGAACTTCTGGTAAGAACAGAACTCAGGGCAGCACTTCACTTATTCGTTTGCTCAAGGATAATCTTGCTATCTAG